Genomic window (Achromobacter sp. B7):
TGCTTTGGTGTGAGCAACGCGGGCGTCCAGGCCGCGAAGGAACACCACTGCGGGCTTCGGCATTGCGATTGTCTGAACAGTGTTTGCCATGGCTATTTCCTTTACATTCAAGAGCGTTTTTGGAGCGCTGACCGATCCTGAAGAAGTCGTCCGAGCGTAGGTTTGTTGGATTTGGTTGTTCATGGTCTTTCCCTCCGCGTTATTCGCATCCGTTCCTGTGAGGCCTGTCCGTGCCGTCCGTGGCCACGTAGTGACGACTGGAAAGGGCCGGAGCAGAGGCCGCATGCGGAGCGCAGCCGAAGGCGAGCACCGAACGGGTGAGCACCGGACCCTTGGAGGGAGAAACGCAGTGGTACGGTCGGCGTTTTAGGACGGGGCTCGCGGGAATGGATGCATTGCGAGAGACAGGGCGGCGACACCAAAGCCAGGCGCGCGCCGAGCGCCCCTACCCGCGCGCAGCGCGGGTCAACCTGGCCGCAAGGCGGCCGGCAAGCGGCAGCGCGCAGCGCCGGCAGGCGCGAAGGCGTGAGCCGACCGTAGGGAGGGTAGGACTGAAGCCCCGCGAGGGGGTGAGACTGGCGGGGTTGGCCAGGCTCAACGCGAAGCGCGATGGCCCGACCCGTAGGCGTAGCCGCAGGGGCACGCCCAACGGGGAGTCGTGATCAAAAAATTAGTGCTGAGATTGGGACCCGGGCGGCATCGAGACATTCAGCAAATCCAGGGCCTTATTTGCCCTATCTCGTGCGTCGTCGATGATTTGATTCTGCCGAACGATGTACTCGTACAGAGCTTTGGGGCTGTTTTCCGCCTCGACCAAGCCTTGGTCGTTGATGATTTCGGTACACAAATCTACGCACTCATTGCAGATTGCAAGCGCACTCGCGCCAGGGGCGTTCTCCCGTGCGATCAGTTTGTGCACTTCGTTCTGAGACTTATCGCAAAACGAGCAATGCAGCGCGGCCGGCTGCTTTTTACGCCGTGGGTTTTTTTTCTTGTTTTCGTCCATTTGGCGCAGGGGCCGCGTCAACGCGTCGCGAGGTCAGAGAGGTGCGAAATCTAGCATATGGCACGCCGATCCGAACGGGTGTTTATCCCTAGTGCCCTACCCGTCTTGCGGTGGCATTCTCAGGCAAATCGCGCGCGGATTTTTCGGACGAGGAGAACCACTTTGGACGGTACCCTGGTTATCAACGGAGTCCGGGCGACGTATCGGACCATTCAATCGCCGAATGGAAATGGGGTCATAGCTGAAGTGCAGTATGCCCCGAGCGGACCGTGGGAGAGCGTCGGCGGCGCGCGCGCGGTATTCGCGGATGACGCCTTGGCTCGCCGAGCAATCCAAAGTCATGTCACCGCGGATTGGTCCAAAAGACTGAACATTACCCGGCGACTGTGAGCGCGCCTCCCTGGACAGCCTTGGACGTCTGATAGTCCAAGTGAGATAGCCAGGCCGCCAGGCCTGGCTATGCCGTTCAGCCGTTTCGGTGATGGTCCACCATGCCGGCCAAGTACGCCGCCTGCAACGCCCTCCAAAGATCACATGCTGGTATTTCGTGATAGTCCTTGGAGCTGATCCACTGAAGTTCCGTACATTCCATGTCCAGAATCTCCAGGGCGATGTTTTCGATGGCCAGTTTCGCAGTGGCGGATAGCTGGGGCATTGCCATGCTTCACTCCTTGTCCAGCTGGGCCAGCACTTGGCTGGCCAGCTCGTTCAGATCGATTGCCGACTGGGCGATGGCGCGCAATTCTTCCAGCGGCAAGGCTTCGAGGAATCGCCCCATGCGTTGTTCAATTTCCTGCGCCGCCAGCACCGGCCAGGCGCCATATGCGGCGATCGCGGACAAACCGCCCCGATTGTTGCGGCCGTAGCCGTGCAGGTATGCGGTTAACCCATTCTTCAGTTCGTTTTCATCCCGGCTCATGCTGCGATCCTTTCCTGGTTGGCCAGCGCAAGGCGCTGCACTGCGGCGCCGTGATACTTCGGGTCCATTTCGATCCCGTAGAAGCGTCGTCCGGTTTGGCGGGCGGCCACGCACGTGGAACCAGAGCCGGCGAACGGGTCTAGAACAATGTCGCGTGGGCGGCTA
Coding sequences:
- a CDS encoding ClpX C4-type zinc finger protein, with the protein product MDENKKKNPRRKKQPAALHCSFCDKSQNEVHKLIARENAPGASALAICNECVDLCTEIINDQGLVEAENSPKALYEYIVRQNQIIDDARDRANKALDLLNVSMPPGSQSQH